From a single Anaerolineales bacterium genomic region:
- a CDS encoding N-acetyltransferase, which translates to MTISLIPASEFPIPALADLMTRSFEGYFVPVSITDMALHAMIRRDGIDLTASRVLMKDDDQIGIAFIARRGWTSRLAAMGITSDARSGGVGTWAMEKLIEEAKARGEKEMVLEVIEQNTAGVKLYEKVGFTKVRRLVGYKLEHPQSESAHNLEEIDIRDLARQVTYHGIKDLPWQLSGTSIVQHTPPSRAFRLNDAYCLISNPDATDVAISSVLVKARSRGAGLSGVLLRALFAKFPNKIWHVSPIYPEEMGFIFEQVGMVRESLSQWQMSRAL; encoded by the coding sequence ATGACCATCTCCCTCATCCCCGCCTCTGAATTTCCCATCCCCGCCCTCGCGGATTTGATGACCCGCAGTTTCGAAGGTTACTTTGTCCCTGTCAGCATCACGGATATGGCGCTTCATGCCATGATCCGCCGCGATGGCATTGACCTGACCGCCAGCCGTGTCTTAATGAAAGACGATGACCAGATCGGCATTGCGTTCATCGCCCGCCGCGGCTGGACGAGCCGCCTCGCGGCGATGGGCATCACGTCGGATGCCCGCAGCGGCGGCGTGGGGACGTGGGCGATGGAGAAACTCATCGAAGAAGCAAAAGCGCGCGGCGAAAAGGAAATGGTTCTCGAAGTCATCGAGCAAAATACGGCGGGCGTGAAGTTATATGAGAAAGTCGGTTTCACAAAAGTCCGCAGGCTGGTGGGATACAAACTCGAACATCCGCAATCCGAGTCCGCGCACAATTTGGAAGAGATCGATATCCGCGATCTTGCGCGGCAGGTCACCTATCACGGTATCAAAGACCTGCCTTGGCAACTCTCCGGCACCAGCATCGTACAGCACACGCCGCCATCACGCGCCTTCCGTCTCAACGACGCGTACTGCCTCATCAGCAATCCCGACGCAACCGACGTGGCGATCTCGTCGGTGTTGGTCAAGGCTCGCTCACGCGGAGCAGGCTTGAGCGGAGTCCTGCTGCGCGCGCTCTTCGCAAAATTCCCAAACAAGATCTGGCACGTCTCGCCCATCTACCCCGAAGAGATGGGTTTCATCTTCGAGCAGGTCGGCATGGTGCGCGAGTCGCTTTCTCAATGGCAAATGTCGCGCGCGTTGTAA
- a CDS encoding acylneuraminate cytidylyltransferase family protein, whose translation MKLAALVPMRHHSQRVPGKNYRPLAGKPLFQHILETLNAVPEIETIIVDTDSEPVMDGVRRLFPDVKLIQRPGHLRADDVPMNDILLYDTAQVQADFYLQTHSTNPLLKAETISRGIKDFLAEYPKYDSLFSVTRLQTRLYFQDGRAINHNPLELIQTQDLPPVYEENSCIYMFTRENLERKKHRIGDSPLMFEIDADEAWDIDEELDFEIADFLMRKRH comes from the coding sequence ATGAAACTTGCCGCCCTTGTCCCCATGCGCCACCACAGCCAGCGCGTGCCGGGGAAAAACTACCGCCCGCTCGCGGGCAAGCCTCTCTTCCAACACATTTTGGAAACGCTGAATGCCGTGCCCGAAATCGAAACGATCATCGTGGATACGGACTCCGAGCCTGTGATGGACGGCGTGCGCCGCCTCTTCCCTGACGTGAAGCTGATCCAACGCCCCGGGCATCTCCGCGCCGACGATGTTCCCATGAACGACATCCTGCTCTACGACACCGCGCAGGTACAAGCGGATTTTTACCTGCAAACGCACTCCACCAATCCACTGCTCAAAGCCGAAACCATTTCGCGCGGAATAAAAGACTTTCTTGCGGAATATCCGAAATATGATTCATTATTTTCGGTTACACGTTTACAAACCCGCCTGTATTTTCAGGATGGGCGCGCCATCAATCACAATCCACTCGAACTGATCCAGACGCAAGACCTGCCGCCTGTGTACGAAGAGAACTCTTGTATTTACATGTTCACACGTGAAAATCTTGAACGCAAAAAACATCGCATCGGTGACAGTCCGCTGATGTTCGAGATCGACGCCGACGAAGCCTGGGATATCGACGAAGAACTCGATTTCGAGATCGCCGATTTCCTGATGAGAAAGCGGCATTAA